The following are encoded together in the Candidatus Methylomirabilota bacterium genome:
- a CDS encoding zf-HC2 domain-containing protein: MECDACRSKLLEYLDGDLTGPAQGELEVHLTQCPGCREELQGLQDTLSLIARMPAPEPPEAFWQQYLRELRQRVAAPSWPARLQQWLAGFTRRPIPALAVGIALMLVAFLTWNTLIVQPPAPPVASLDLTEQLALSQDLDLLQEMDLLESLELLEDWDVIESRDIPDRQRAA, encoded by the coding sequence ATGGAATGTGACGCCTGCCGAAGCAAGCTTCTTGAGTATCTGGACGGGGATCTGACCGGACCGGCGCAAGGTGAACTCGAAGTCCATCTCACCCAGTGTCCTGGATGCCGAGAAGAGCTGCAGGGTCTTCAGGACACACTGTCCCTCATTGCGAGGATGCCAGCACCCGAGCCTCCTGAGGCATTCTGGCAGCAATATCTCCGGGAACTCCGGCAGAGAGTGGCGGCACCATCGTGGCCGGCCCGACTCCAGCAGTGGCTAGCAGGCTTCACGCGTCGACCAATTCCGGCCCTGGCGGTGGGGATCGCTCTGATGCTCGTGGCCTTCCTCACCTGGAACACCCTCATCGTACAACCGCCGGCACCGCCGGTCGCGTCTCTGGATTTGACCGAACAACTGGCGTTGAGCCAAGACCTTGACCTGCTTCAAGAGATGGATTTGCTCGAATCGCTCGAACTGCTCGAAGACTGGGACGTGATTGAGTCGAGGGACATCCCGGATCGCCAAAGGGCGGCCTGA
- a CDS encoding sigma-70 family RNA polymerase sigma factor yields MKEADLALITRLQQGDQSAFDTLVRQHQKALFRLAYRMTRNADDAKDISQEAFLRAYRGLEAFDGRSSLSTWLYRITVNLCLSHLKQHRAAGEGAMPENYADPSARPLEDLQERERLRALSEAVAALPPQQQATLLLRVHHGLPYREIAEIMESPEGTVRVNYFHAVAKLRTQLKDLRDDV; encoded by the coding sequence GTGAAAGAGGCGGATCTTGCCCTGATTACGCGACTCCAACAGGGTGACCAGTCAGCCTTTGACACCCTGGTCCGCCAGCACCAAAAGGCCCTTTTCCGGTTGGCCTACCGGATGACACGGAATGCAGACGATGCGAAGGATATTTCCCAAGAAGCCTTTCTCCGTGCCTACCGGGGACTCGAGGCCTTCGATGGACGCTCCAGTCTCTCGACGTGGCTCTATCGGATTACGGTGAACCTGTGCTTGAGCCACCTGAAACAACATCGTGCCGCGGGCGAGGGAGCAATGCCCGAGAACTACGCTGACCCCTCCGCCCGACCCCTGGAGGATTTACAGGAGCGGGAGCGACTTCGGGCTCTTAGCGAGGCCGTCGCGGCCTTGCCGCCGCAACAGCAGGCGACCCTACTGCTCCGCGTACATCATGGCCTCCCATACCGGGAGATTGCTGAAATCATGGAGAGCCCCGAAGGGACAGTGCGAGTAAACTACTTTCACGCGGTGGCGAAGCTGAGAACTCAACTTAAAGATCTTCGAGACGATGTGTGA
- a CDS encoding septal ring lytic transglycosylase RlpA family protein — MGVASWYGPKFHGRPTASGEVFDMHEISAAHRTLPLGSWVQVTNLENGRSIRVRVNDRGPFVVGRIIDLSYAAARALGMVKQGLAWVSVWPLQVPGTRLVTGPKAYTIQVGSFLAEQNAVTLKTRLDAVTSEAYISKINVDGQTYYRVRVGNFDNREGAKRVALEVATHGYTVILIDE; from the coding sequence GTGGGGGTTGCCTCCTGGTATGGACCCAAGTTTCATGGGCGCCCAACGGCGAGTGGGGAAGTCTTCGATATGCACGAGATCAGCGCCGCGCATCGAACGCTTCCGCTCGGCTCGTGGGTGCAGGTCACGAACCTGGAGAACGGCCGGTCGATCCGGGTTCGGGTGAACGATCGGGGGCCCTTTGTGGTGGGTCGAATTATCGACCTCTCGTACGCGGCGGCACGAGCCCTCGGCATGGTGAAGCAGGGGCTTGCCTGGGTCAGTGTCTGGCCTCTCCAGGTTCCCGGCACGCGCCTCGTTACAGGTCCGAAGGCCTATACGATTCAAGTGGGATCGTTTTTGGCAGAACAGAATGCGGTCACGCTGAAAACCCGTCTCGATGCGGTCACTTCCGAGGCCTACATCAGCAAAATCAACGTAGACGGACAGACATATTATCGGGTCCGGGTGGGAAACTTTGACAACCGGGAGGGGGCGAAGCGTGTTGCGCTCGAGGTAGCTACCCATGGCTATACGGTTATCCTGATTGACGAGTAA